In Rattus norvegicus strain BN/NHsdMcwi chromosome 3, GRCr8, whole genome shotgun sequence, a genomic segment contains:
- the Inafm2 gene encoding putative transmembrane protein INAFM2, with amino-acid sequence MKERDAAPAERGKPATYTGDKKAKMAAKTNKKWVRLATVFAYVLSVSLAAIVLAVYYSLIWQPVGAGTSGGAVGPPPSGSNTTGPSGTSGAAGPNTTRSSRREAPRDAPPLQAARPAPPEPAVDSPLAGPLQRPRGPDEDEEEAAEESRSR; translated from the coding sequence ATGAAGGAGCGCGACGCGGCCCCGGCCGAGCGGGGCAAGCCGGCCACCTACACCGGGGACAAGAAGGCGAAGATGGCGGCCAAGACCAACAAGAAGTGGGTCCGGCTAGCCACGGTGTTCGCCTACGTGCTCTCCGTGTCGCTGGCCGCCATCGTACTGGCCGTCTACTACAGTCTCATCTGGCAGCCGGTGGGCGCCGGGACCTCGGGGGGAGCCGTCGGCCCGCCCCCCAGCGGCTCCAACACCACCGGCCCGTCTGGGACTTCGGGGGCGGCCGGGCCCAACACCACCAGGTCGTCCCGCCGCGAGGCGCCACGCGACGCGCCCCCGCTGCAGGCGGCGAGGCCGGCGCCCCCGGAGCCTGCTGTAGACAGCCCCCTGGCCGGGCCACTCCAGCGGCCGCGGGGGCCGGACGAAGACGAAGAGGAAGCGGCCGAAGAGTCCCGGAGTCGTTGA